The window TTGCTGGATTTATTTACCTATACATCATTAATCTAAAATCTAATAAGCATACTTTCTTATTAGAAAAGAGACATGAACATATTCCAACTAACCGTGAAGAGATTGCATCTTTGTTTGACCAAAGATTACATGCAACCTTGATGACAATTCCAATTGTTTTAATTATTTTATTTACTGTTTTGCCAACTGTCTTTATGATTTCGATGGCTTTCACTAACTATGATCGTCAACACTCGATTGGTTTCTCATGGACAGGATTTCAAGCTTTTGGAAACGTGTTAAGTGGAGACTTAGCTGGTACTTTCTTCCCAGTTTTAGGTTGGACTTTGATTTGGGCAGTGGCAGCTACAGCTACTACTTTCTTCTTTGGAGTTTTGCTTGCACTTTTGATTGAATCGAAAGGAATCAAGCACAAAAACTTGTGGAGAACAATCTTTGTAATTGTTTATGCTGTACCACAGTTCGTTTCTCTATTAATGATGGCACAATTCCTTGACTACCAAGGTCCATTGAACACATTACTTATGAACTGGGGATGGATTAGCCACCCAATTCACTTCATTGATAATCAGGCTAGTCCACTTGTCGCAAGAATTACAGTTATTGTGGTTAACATGTGGATCGGTATCCCAGTTTCAATGTTAACTTCAACCGCTATTATTCAAAACTTACCACAAGACCAAATTGAAGCTGCACGTATTGACGGTGCAAGTCCAGTACAAATTTTTAACCACATTACATTTCCACAAATTCTCTTTGTAATGTCTCCAGCTTTGATTCAACAATTTATTGGTAACATCAACAACTTCAATGTTATCTACTTGTTAACTGGTGGTGCGCCAATGAACAATAACTACAACGGCGCTGGTTCTACTGACTTGTTAGTAACTTGGCTCTATAACTTAACATTTGGTCAAGAGCAACGCTACAATGCATCAGCTGTCTTGGGTATCTTGATCTTTATCATTAGTGCAACATTCTCACTAATTGCATATCGTCATACTAATGCGTACAAGGAGGGCTAAAAATGAAGTCTTATCATAATCAAAGAAAGATTGCATTAATCTTTAGATATGTTCTATTAGCCATCTTGGCCGTTTTATGGATCTTCCCAATTATCTGGATTATTCTAGCTAGTTTTTCATACAACAATACAGGATTCGTATCTACAATTTGGCCAGATAAGTTTACTTGGCAAAATTATATTGGTATCTTTACTAACTCACAATATCCATTTGTTAACTGGGTATTAAACACATTATTTGTAGCTGTTATTTCAGCAACATTATCAACTTTTGTTACGATTGCGGTTGCTTACGTATTATCAAGATTACGTTTCCGCTTCCGTAAGCCATTCTTGCAAATTGCTTTAGTATTAGGAATGTTCCCAGGCTTCATGTCGATGATTGCTTTGTACTACATCTTGAAAGCCTTGAACATGTTAAACCTCGGTGGTTTGATCTTAGTTTATGTTGGTGGTGCAGGACTTGGTTTCTACATTGCTAAAGGATTCTTTGACACAATGCCACGTGCGATTGATGAAGCTGCTGAAATTGATGGTGCAACTAAATGGCAAGTCTTCATTCATATTGGATTGCCACTTTCCAAGCCAATGATTGTTTATACTGCACTTACCTCATTTATGGCTCCATGGGTAGACTTCATTTTCTCAGGTATTATCCTCTCTACCTCAGGAAATCCGAAGACCTACACAGTTGCCTATGGTTTGTACAATATGGTCCACTCATCAAAAGGTATGATGGCTCAATTCTTTACTCAATTCATTGCCGGGTGTGTGGTAATCGCTATCCCAATTACAATCTTGTTCATTGTAATGCAGAAGTTCTATGTTAACGGAATTACAGCAGGTGCTGATAAGGGTTAATCAAATTAAAGTTTATGTGAAAAAGGTGTTCTGCAAAGTGCAGGACACTTTTTATTTGAAGGAGAAAAATTATGACACCATGGTGGAAAAAAGCAGTTGTTTATCAGGTTTATCCTAAGTCATTTCAAGATAGTAATGGGGATGGAATCGGAGATATTCCTGGAATTATTTCCAGACTTGGATATTTAGAAAAATTAGGAATTGATGCAATTTGGCTATCTCCAGTTTACTTATCTCCTGGAGTAGACAATGGCTATGATATTTCAGATTATCAAAAAATAAACCCACAATACGGAACGATGGAGGATATGGATAATCTGATTAAAGAAGCTAAAAAACACCATATACGTATAATTATGGACCTTGTCGTAAATCATACATCGGATCAACATCCCTGGTTTGTAGAAGCAAAAAAGAGTAAAGATAATCCCTACCGTGACTTTTATATTTGGCGCGATCCTGTAGATGGTCATGAACCGAATGATTTAAAGTCTGCTTTTTCAGGTTCAGCTTGGAAATTTGACGAAAAGACTGGGCAGTATTATTTGCACTTTTTTGCGGATCAACAACCAGACTTAAACTGGAAGAATCCAGAATTAAGAAATAAGATCTATGACATGATGAATTACTGGATTGCTAAAGGTATTGGCGGATTTAGAATGGATGTCATTGAACTAATCGGCAAAGATCCAGATCAAAAAATTCGTGAAAACGGACCAATGCTTCATCCATATTTGAAAGAAATGAATGAAAACACTTTTGCTGGGAAGAATTTAATGACAGTAGGAGAGACATGGAATGCAACGCCAAAAATTGCCGAAGAATATTCTGATCCTGCACGCCATGAGTTATCGATGGTCTTTCAGTTTGAAAATCAGGGTTTAGATCAAGAGCCAGGAAAAGAAAAGTGGGATTTAAGACCTCTTGATTTAGGAGAATTGAAAAAGGTTTTAATTAAGTGGCAGACAGAAATTGATTTTAATCATGCTTGGAATAGTCTTTTCTGGGAAAATCACGACATTCCTCGTGTAATTTCTCGTTGGGGAAATGACCGAGAGTATCGTGTTCAAAGCGCCAAGATGTTTGCAATAATTTTACACCTAATGCATGGAACGCCTTATATCTATAATGGCGAAGAAATTGGGATGACTAATTATCCTGTTAAATCTATTGATGAGGTCGAAGATATTGAAAGTATTAATATGTATCATGAAAGACTGGCTCGAGGTTATAAGAAAGATGACCTAATTAAGTCAATTAATGTTAAAGGCCGTGATAATGCAAGACGGCCAATGCAGTGGTCAGATAAGGCTAATGCTGGATTTACTAGCGGGAAACCTTGGCTAAAAGTTAATCCAAACTATCAAAAGATTAACGTGGAAGCAGCGTTAGCAGATCCTGATTCAATTTTCTATACTTATCAAAAATTAATTAAGCTTAGACATGAAAATTCTGTTGTGGTTGATGGAGATTTTGAGCTGGTTGAAAATACTAGTGATAGTGTTTTAGCATTTTGGCGTAAATTAGGAAGTGAAAAGTGGCTTATTGTTGCTAATCTATCTGGTGAAAAACAAAAATTTAACTTAGATAATAATTTTAAAGAAGTTTTGATTAGCAATTATGAAAAGCAACGTAGTCTAAAGAATATTATTCTGAAACCATACGAGGCTTTTGCGGTCAAGGCATAAATAAAAAAGTACATTGATTTTTACAGTCAATGTACTTTTTTATAGTTATTTCTTTTTATTTGGACGTCTTAAGTAGCGCAATGTATTGTTTCTAATATACTTCTGAAATTCTTGATAAATAGGATCAAAGATTTGTGGCTCATCAGTTTCTTTAACCATTACTTTAGGAAAGAAGAAACGTTCATCTCCTTGAAGAGTACCATTTAAGGATTTAACTAAAGGACTTAACTCGGATAGTTCGACTAAACTACCATCAGCCTGCATAATTTCGATAGGGCTATGAGCATTTTTACCAGTGGGCTTGTAAGCATCATATGGCTCATCAAATGCAGAATTAGTAGCAGTGTAGTAGTTAGGATCAAAACCTGCTTGTTTAATTAAATTCTTTAATTTTGGTAGTAAGCTCTTAGTATCTTCGTTAATTTTGACGCTTTCAAGCGGATGACGGTATAAATAGCGCCTTGAAAGATCTGATAGAATTTGATCACCAGAATTAGTCCATAATAAAAAGTTAGTTTCCATAACTCCATCGTCCAAATTTAGATAATCGTCAAGTGTCCAGTTTCCTTTAAGAAAGGCTTCAAGTTGAGGAGTGACTTGGAGTTTACCTTCTTCATATATGATCTGAGCTCTTTCAAGTAAGTGGTGCAAGATAACTTCCATTGAACGATTAACGCGGTGAAAGTAAACTTGTTGGTACATTTGGTAGCGACTAATAATATAGTCTTCGACGGCATGAATTCCCTTATCTGTAAAGCAAATTCCATCGCGGTAAGGGCGTATTACTTCTAAAATTCTAGTCAAATCAAAACTACCATAGGTTACACCAGTAAAGTAGGCGTCACGAAGTAAGTAATCCATTCTATCGGCATCTGCCTGACTAGAAATTAATTTCACCACTTGTGGATTAGAGTAGGTTTTTGCAATTACACTAGCTACTAATTCTGGAAAGTTAGGGCTGATCTGTCTTAAAGCTTGATTAACTTCAGTATTCTTATCGGTAATGATTTGTTGCCCCATCTTTTCATGGTTAGTACCGAAGAGGTGTTCAAAAGTATGAGAGTATGGACCATGGCCAATATCATGTAGTAAGGCTGCACATTCGGCTAAAAGTCGTTCATTAGGATCCCACAAGCCGTCTCCAGGTTCTTTACTTGCATATTTTTCTTCAAAAATATCGCAAATTCGGCGTGTTAATTCATATACCCCTAGATTATGCTCAAAGCGAGTATGAGTTGCACCTTGAAAAACATAGGAAGCGGGCCCTAACTGTTTAATTCGGCGTAAACGCTGAAATTCTTTTGAATTAATGATATCTAAAATGACTTTATCTTTTACATGAATATAGTTGTGGACAGGATCACGCAATACTTTTTCATGATCCAGCTTTTTGCTTTGAAATTTTTCCATTTTTCTTATACTATTTTCTCGGATAATAAAATAATCTGTTAACTTTTAATTAACTTGATTATAACAATAATGCTACTGTAAGGCCATCTTAGTAAGGATGAAGGTGAAAAAGATGAATAAAGAAGTTGAGATAAAAATTACTAGTGAAATTCATCAAGAAGATGATTCAGCAATTTTTGAACGTGACGGCTTAGGAACAATTGAAAAAATTGCTGGTGGCTGGCGTATAAAATATAATGAAAAAAATAAAGAAGGCGATGTCGAAGTAAAATTATTAGTTAAACAAAATGAGTTAGTAATGCAGCGCGGAGACATCAAGGGCGATCATACACTAATGAAATTTGAGCCAGGAGAGAAGAAAAAATGTAAAATTATGGCTGCTGGTAAACAGATGAATTTAGTATCTTTGACCAATAAATTAGATTTTTCAAAAATTTCTCCAGGAAAGATGCAACTAAAAGTTGAATATGATCTCTTTTCTGGTCTATACTTAGTAGGTAACTATGCAATAAAGATTGAAATAATAGATCTTTAGCAAATTTAGATAAATTGATTACGTGAAAGGACGTGCCACTGTGGGGTTAGATGATTTTAAAGGCCAAAATAAAGACGAATTGTCAATGATCGAAGTTGCTCGTGCAATTTTACAAGATAGCGGCAAGCGAATGGCCTTTGCTGATATCGTTAACGCCGTCCAGAATTTTCTGGGTAAGAGTGACGAAGAAATTCGTGAGCGTTTGCCACAATTTTACACTGATATGAACACTGATGGTGAATTCATTTCAATGGGTGATAATGTTTGGGCATTGCGTTCTTGGTTCCCATATGAATCTGTTGATGAAGAAGTAAACCATCCAGAAGATGAAGATGATGTTCCACGTAAGAAGCACCACAAGAAAGTTAACGCATTTATTGGTGATTCTGACGATGATGACATTATTGACTACGATTCAGATGATCCAGAAGATGAAGATTTGGACGTTGATGATGACGATAATAATGAAGATGATTATTCAGATGATGATCTTGATGATGCTGATGACAATGAACTAGATGATGGTATCGAAGGACAACTATCTGAACTTCATCAAGATGATCTCGATGACGATGATGATTAAAGTACTTGACGGAAAGAGAATTTCCCTTTAGTATTTTGTATGGGCACTCTATGTGCATTTAAGCTCCCATGAATTTGGGAGCTTTTTTTGATTTTAACGAAGAATAAAAGAAAAGAGAGGAAGCACGGCATGACAAAGTATATTTTTGTAACTGGTGGAGTTGTTTCATCATTAGGTAAGGGTATCTCAGCTTCAAGCTTAGGACGTTTACTTAAGAATCGTGGTCTAAAGGTTACGATGCAAAAATTTGATCCTTACATTAACATTGATCCAGGTACAATGAACCCATATCAACACGGTGAAGTTTACGTTACTGATGATGGTACTGAAGCCGATCTTGATTTGGGACACTACGAAAGAATTGTTGACGTTAGAACAAGTAAGTATTCTAACGTGACTACAGGTAAAATTTACCAAGAAGTACTTGATAAAGAACGTCGTGGTGACTATCATGGTGCAACTGTTCAAGTGATTCCACATATCACTGACATGATTAAGAAAAAGATTATGCGTGCTGCCTTAACTACTGATTCAGATGTAATTATTTCTGAAATTGGTGGTACAGTAGGTGATATTGAATCAACTCCATTTATGGAAGCCATTCGTCAAATGCGTCGTGAAGTTGGTGAAGAAAATGTAATGTATATTCACTGTACTTTAGTACCATACCTTCACGCAGCTCACGAAATGAAGACCAAACCAACTCAACACTCTGTTGCTGAATTAAGGAGTATTGGTATTCAGCCTAACATGCTTGTTTTAAGAGCTGAAAAGCCAGTACCTCAAGAACTAAAAAATAAAATTTCTACTTTTACTGATGTCCCAGTAGATAGAATTATTGAATCTATTGATGCTCCTTCACTCTTTGACTTACCACTTGCTTTCCAAGATCAAGGGATGGATCAAAAGGTTTGTGATTTCTTACATTTAGAAAGTCCAAAACCAGAAGCAGATATGGAAGCTTGGAAGAAACTTGATGAACGTGCAAAGAACTTAAAGCATGAGACTACAATTACTTTAGTAGGTAAGTATGTAGAACTTGAAGATGCATATATTTCAGTTACTGATGCTTTGCAACACGCAGGTTACTTATACGATACCAAGATTAAAGTTAATAAGGTCCAAGCAGAAGACATTACTGAAGATAACATTGCAGACATTATGAAGGATTCAGATGGTTTAATTGTACCTGGTGGTTTTGGTACACGTGGACTTGAAGGAATGATTACTTCAATTAAATACGCTCGTGAACATGATATTCCATTCTTAGGTATTTGTTTGGGAATGCAAATGGCAAGTGTTGAATTTGCTAGAAATGTACTTGGATTAAAAGATGCAAATAGTGCAGAAGCTGATCCAGAAACTAGGGATAATATTATTGATATCATGGCTGATAAGCGTGATGAAGAAAATATTGGTGGAACTCTTCGTTTAGGTTTGTATCCAGCTACATTAAAGAAGGGTACTAAGACTCGTGCTGCTTACGATGATCAAGATGTTATTCAAGAAAGACACCGTCACCGTTACGAATTCAACAATGACTATCGTGATGCATTTGAAAAGGCTGGTATGGTATTTAGTGGAGTTTCACCTGATAACCACCTAGTAGAAATCATAGAAATCCCAGATAAGAAATTCTTTATTGCTGCTCAATACCACCCAGAATTTTTGAGTCGTCCACAAAGACCAGAAGGTTTATTCAAGGCATTTATTGGTGCAGCTAGTGGTCTTCCAGCACAACATTTTAATTAGGCTTTTCAAAAATTAAATTTCGGTAACAAGAGGGCCATAATATACGGGTTCTCTTGTTTTTTTTACGTTTTTCATTTAATATATTTTGTGATACATTTGGGTATTACAAATAGAGAAAAGGATTGTTTCCCCAATGAAACAGATGATTATTCATGGTGGAAAGCCCCTGAAGGGCGACGTATGGATTGGCGGTGCGAAGAATTCCACTGTAGCACTGATTCCAGCGTCAATACTTTCGCGGACTCCTGTTACCCTAGAAGGGGTTCCGCGGATTGCTGATGTAGATAATTTGATGGATCTACTTAGTGAAATGGATGTAAAGTGTGATTTTCATGAGACTACTTTACAAATAAATCCAGATGACATTAAGCGTAGTCCCCTTCCAGCAGGAAAGATTAAGAGCTTGAGAGCTTCTTATTACTTTATGGGTGCATTATTAGGTCGTTTTGGTAAAGCTGTAGTGGGCTTTCCAGGTGGCGATGATATTGGCCCTCGTCCTATTGATCAACACATTAAGGGTTTTGAAGCGTTAGGCGCAACTGTTGAAAATGAGAACGATCAAATTATTATCACAGCTCCTAAGACTGGGCTTCGTGGTGCAAAAATTCATTTAAAGATGCCGTCTGTCGGCGCAACAATGAACATAATTATGGCTAGCGTGATGGCTAAGGGACAAACTATTATTGAAAATGCAGCTAAAGAGCCTGAAATTATTGATTTAGCGACATTTTTAAATAATATGGGAGCCGTTATTCGTGGTGCTGGTACTGATGTAATTCGAATCGAGGGGGTTGAGGAGTTAAATGCTCAAACTCCGCACACTATTATCCCTGATCGAATTGAAGCTGGAACCTACGTGGCTTTAGCTGCATGTATTGGTGATGGAATTAGAATTCACAATATCATTGAAGAACACCTTGATTCGTACTTGGCAAAAGTAGAGGAAATGGGTGTAGTAATTGACTCTGATGAAGATTCACTGTATGTGTATCCAGCAGGTGACTTAAAGATGGTTCAGGTTAGAACTGACGTCTATCCAGGTTTTGCAACTGACTTGCAGCAACCACTTACTCCGCTTCTTTTAACAGCTAAGACTGGTGAAGGTGTAGTAATTGATCAGATCTATCCTAAGCGAGTAGGACATATTCCTGAACTTCAAAAGATGGGTGCCAATATTCATGTTGAAGATAACATCATCTTAGTTCATCCAACTCATCATTTACATGGAGCACACGTCAGTGCTGGTGAAATCAGAGCAGGAGCATGTTTAATGCTTGCTGGTTTAATGGCTGATGGCGAGACTATCATTTCAAATGCAGGTAATATTTTGCGTGGCTATGATAGAATTGAACAAAAGTTGCGTCAATTAGGTGCAGAAGTATCTGTAATTGATGTTTAAAGTTTTTGAATAAAGTAAAAAGGACTTGGAAAATTCCAAGTCCTTTTTATGTGGTTTTAAGAAAAAATTTTAATTAGTGTTGTACCTCAATTTTTTCTGGTGCAGCAGGGATAGGCTGCTCTTCTAAGCCAGATTTTCCTTTAAATAGGAGGTTGAGGATAGTAGCACTTAAGCTAGCTACAACAATACCATTTCCAAGGAATAACTGAATAGTTTCAGGTAAAGATTGGAAAACTTGCGGATAAACGGTAACACCTAATCCTAAACCAATAGAAATAGCTACGATTAAGATGTTGCGAGTATCATCGAAATCAACTCGCTTGAGCATCCGCATTCCTTGGACGGCGATCATAGTGAACATTACTAGCATTGCACCGCCCAAGACAGAATCAGGAATAATAGTTACTAAAGCACCAAATTTTGGTAATAAACCCATTAACATTAAGAATCCAGATGCCCAGTAAATAGGTCGTTTAGTAGTGATGCCTGATAATTCAAGCAAACCAACATTTTGAGAAAAAGTAGTATATGGGAAAGTGTTGAAGATACCACCGAGAATTTGAGCTAAACCCTCAGCACGGTATCCTTTCTTAAGATCATCACTTGAAATATCTTTGTGTAGCAAGTCACCGATAGCAAAGAAGACACCGGTTGATTCAACCATTGAAACTAGTGCAATGATAATCATGGTTAGGCTAGATGACCACTCAAATTGTGGCATACCGAAATAAAATGGTTGTGGTAAGTGAAACCAAGAAGCTTGTGCAACTGGGGTTAGCGATACCATCCCAAGCGTACTTGCAATTAAGGTTCCTGCAATTAATCCAACTAAAACGGCAATTGATTTGATGAATCCCTTACCCCAAACCTGTAATGCCAAAATAATTGCTACAGTTATAAAACCAGTTAAAAGATTTTTAGGATCACCAAAGCTCTTAGCAGCAGAATTTCCTCCACCGAGATTTTGAATAGAAACTGGAATTAAGGAAAGACCAATAACTGTGATTAAACTTCCTGTTACAACGGGTGGAAAGAGTTTCTTTATTTTTGAAAAATAACCAGCAACTAAAAATACGAAAATACCTGCTACAATAATAGCACCGTACATTGTACCGATAGTAAATTTTTTACCAATCATTTGAAGTGGAGCGACTGCTTGAATTGCACATCCTAAGACAACTGGCAAGCCAATTCCAAAGTAACGATTACGCAAGAGTTGAAGTGCAGTGGCTAAACCACACATAAAAATATCAATTGAAACTAGGTAAGTCATTTGTGTGGAGTTAAATTTTAATGCTGTACCAATTAAAAGAGGAACAGCGATAGCTCCGGAATACATCGCCAATAAATGCTGCAATCCTAATAAAGCTGCTTTTTTGTGGTTAACTTGCATATGCTTCATTTATTTTTCTCCTACAAAATGTACTTGATTATTTTCAAAGTTAGCAATTCTAGCTAAAGCTTCAAGGCGATAACCATGTTCTTTAACCCAGTCGCTACCACCTTGGAACTCTTTGGCTACCACCACGCCGACGCCTGCTACAGATGCATCTGCTTGTTTGGCAATATTAAGCATTCCCTTAACAGCCTCACCATGTGCTAAGAAATCGTCGATAATTAATAAATGGTCATCACTACTTAAAAATTTCTTTTCAACACAAATTTTATTGTTAACCTTTTTGGTATAAGAAAATACGTCAGCCCAGTAAACTGCATCATTGAGAGTAGATGGCTTTTTCTTTCTTGCAAAAACCATTGGAACGCCTAATTGATAAGCTGCCATAATACCAGGTGCAATTCCTGAAGCTTCGCAGGTAAGAACTTTAGTGATTTTTTCGCTTTCAAATAAACGTTTGAATTCTGCTCCTACTTGCATCATAAGTTCCGGATCGACTTGATGATTAAGAAAAGAATTAATTTTTAAGACGTCACCGTCTAGTACTTCACCATCTTTGCGAATCCGTTCCTCAAGTAATTTCAATTTTTTCCTCCTGCATAAAAAAGACTTCTTCTACCCGTGAATTAGGGTAAAAGAAGTCTATTGCAGTGCTACTTATGACATCGATTACCTATAGTCCAGAATTAATTGGTTCCGGGTAGAAACTGTCGACCTTATTACGACGATATATAGATATTTTGATATTTAGAGTGTAGCAGAATCATTTTCCGAACACAAGTGCCTTTTTATGGATAAATCATTCTGAAACTGCTTTTTTCTTTTTTAAAGAAAGAATTGCTTCAAGAATTCCATATGTAATTCCAGCAAGTGGCCAAATAATCCAGCTTTGACTCCAATTTTTGCTAATGAAACTATAAGTAAGATAGATAAAAGAAATAGTCATCCAAAAAATAGTGGCATATTTTTCAATTATTTTTTTATTGGCTTTTTTCTCAGTAGTATAGTCTTCTATTTGCAAAATAATATTAAAACTATCACGAACAATATTAGTTTTGACTAAGAAAAAGACACCAATTCCTACAAGAAAAATCGTAGCAGTTGAAAGACCAGTCATTAGGTCATCGATTCGGCTATTTGAAAGAGACCCAATAAATAAAGATCCCGTCATAAGTGGAATGGCAGATAAAATACAGAAAGTAATGCCAATAATTTTTAGAACTAGGTGCTGATTTTCATATTCTTTACTTGACTTAAGAACTTGCTCTTTTGTTTCTTTAGAAAGATTACATTCTTCATACTCGAAATTTTCGTGAACTTTTAGCCAATGATTTCCCGCAATAAAGAGAGCCACAGCTGCTGCAACTAGAAGTATTAAAACAATTACGCCAATTCCTGTCGCAAAATTAATCGATGAAGTTAAGATATCTAATCTTGTTAGACTGATTAAGATTAATAAAGTAATTGGCGAGAAAATACATAACATGACGCCAATAGCAATTAACGTAGAACTGCGTTTTCTAGCGGATAAGAAATCTTGAACCGAAGATTGAGATAAGTAGTTTTTTTGAGACATAAGTATCACCCTCTTTTGTATATAAAAGCTGAATAGTATAGTTTTATTTTAATTTTATATAACAAATTATCAAAGTGCTATTTTGCTGCTTGTGAAGTTACTAAGAAAAATTAATGATTGACCAATTGAATTTTTCTTAGTAAAGTTTCTAGTAAATAGGGATGAATTGTTTTTAGAAGGAGAAAATTGTGGCTAAGACTAATCTAAATGATTTTGACAAGATTATCGTGCTTGATTTTGGTAGTCAATATAACCAATTGATTACTCGTCGAATCCGTGATTTTGGTATTTATTCAGAACTTTTGCCTCATGACTTGAGCATTGACAAGATTAAGAAAATGGCACCTAAGGGAATCATCTTTTCAGGTGGTCCAAACAGTGTTTACGACGAAGGTGCGTTAAAGGTTGATCCTGAAATCTTTAAGCTTGGTATTCCAATTTTAGGTATTTGTTACGGAATGCAGCTAATGAGTTACGACTTGGGTGGTAAGGTTGAAAAGGCTGATAATTCAGAATACGGCCGTGCTGATATTGAAGTAACTGATCCTAATGCAGTATTATTCAGCGGCTTACCAAGAGAGCAATACGTTTGGATGAGTCACGGTGACTTAGTAACTAAGGCTCCAGAAGGCTTTACTGTAACTGCTAAAAGTAAGAACTGTCCAATTTCTGCAATTGCTAACGATGAAAAGAAATTCTATGGAATTCAGTTCCATGCCGAAGTTCGTAATTCAGAATATGGTTTAGATATTTTGAAGAATTTTGCATTTAATGTTTGTGGCGCAAAAGCTAACTGGACTATGGATGATTTCATTGACATGCAAGTTGACGAAATTCGTGAAAAAGTCGGCGATAAGAAAGTTATCTTGGGTCTTTCAGGTGGTGTTGATTCAAGTGTTACAGCAACACTTTTGCACAAAGCAATTGGAGATCAATTAACTGCTATTTTTGTTGATCATGGTATGCTTCGTAAAGACGAAGGCGATCAAGTAATGAAGGCTTTGAATAAGGATCTTGGCGTTAATATCATTCGTGTTAATGCCCAAGAACGTTTCTTGAATAAGCTCAAGGGAGTAACTGATCCTGAACAAAAGCGTAAGATTATCGGTAAAGAATTTATTGAAGTCTTCAATGAAGAGGCAAAGAAGTTAAAAGATGTTGATTTTTTAGCTCAAGGTACTTTATATACTGATGTTATTGAGTCAGGGACTAATACTGCTCAAACAATTAAGTCACACCATAACGTTGGTGGACTTCCGGAAGACATGCATTTTGAATTAATTGAGCCTTTACGTAAGTTGTTCAAGGATGAAGTGCGCGTTCTTGGTGAAAAATTGGGTATTCCACATGACTTAGTATGGCGTCAACCATTTCCAGGTCCAGGTCTTGGCATTCGTGTATTGGGTGAAGTTAC of the Lactobacillus isalae genome contains:
- the guaA gene encoding glutamine-hydrolyzing GMP synthase; amino-acid sequence: MAKTNLNDFDKIIVLDFGSQYNQLITRRIRDFGIYSELLPHDLSIDKIKKMAPKGIIFSGGPNSVYDEGALKVDPEIFKLGIPILGICYGMQLMSYDLGGKVEKADNSEYGRADIEVTDPNAVLFSGLPREQYVWMSHGDLVTKAPEGFTVTAKSKNCPISAIANDEKKFYGIQFHAEVRNSEYGLDILKNFAFNVCGAKANWTMDDFIDMQVDEIREKVGDKKVILGLSGGVDSSVTATLLHKAIGDQLTAIFVDHGMLRKDEGDQVMKALNKDLGVNIIRVNAQERFLNKLKGVTDPEQKRKIIGKEFIEVFNEEAKKLKDVDFLAQGTLYTDVIESGTNTAQTIKSHHNVGGLPEDMHFELIEPLRKLFKDEVRVLGEKLGIPHDLVWRQPFPGPGLGIRVLGEVTEDKLKIVRESDAVLRDEVKKAGLQEYIWQYFTVLPGIRSVGVMGDGRTYDYTIGIRAVTSIDGMTADFAQIPWDVLSKISTRIVDECDHINRVVYDITSKPPSTIEWE